Below is a window of Enterococcus gilvus ATCC BAA-350 DNA.
CAAGGAGAGGTGTGAGAAAATGGGATACACAGATGAAACAGTCCGTTTTGATTTTGATGACAATCGTAAGAAAGAGATCAGCGAGACATTAACGATCGTCTATAACGCGTTGGCTGAAAAAGGCTACAACCCGATTAACCAAATCGTCGGCTATTTATTATCAGGAGATCCTGCGTATATTCCTCGTTATCAAGACGCACGAAACTTGATTCGTCGTCATGAGCGCGATGAAGTTATGGAAGTTTTGGTAAAATATTACTTGAAAGATCACGGTATAGATATTCGATGAGAGTGATGGGACTTGATGTCGGCTCGAAAACTGTCGGGATCGCGGTGAGTGATCCATTTGGCTGGACGGCTCAAGG
It encodes the following:
- a CDS encoding IreB family regulatory phosphoprotein, giving the protein MGYTDETVRFDFDDNRKKEISETLTIVYNALAEKGYNPINQIVGYLLSGDPAYIPRYQDARNLIRRHERDEVMEVLVKYYLKDHGIDIR